One window of Myxococcales bacterium genomic DNA carries:
- a CDS encoding type II toxin-antitoxin system HicA family toxin translates to MGDIPVLKPREVVAILERLGFAEVRQRGSHKQFRHPDGRVTTVPFHASRDISPSLLRKIAHDIGMDVRDFVARR, encoded by the coding sequence GTGGGAGACATCCCTGTTCTCAAACCGCGCGAGGTCGTGGCCATTCTCGAACGGCTTGGCTTCGCCGAAGTTCGCCAGCGCGGGTCGCACAAGCAGTTTCGTCACCCGGATGGGCGCGTCACGACGGTCCCGTTCCACGCCTCACGGGACATCTCGCCAAGTCTCCTCCGGAAGATCGCTCACGACATCGGAATGGACGTTCGTGACTTTGTCGCCCGGCGGTAG
- a CDS encoding type II toxin-antitoxin system HicB family antitoxin has translation MRAFTAVVERDADTGLYVGYVPGWPGAHSQGATVDELQENLQEVIAMLLEDGEPSLESEFVGTHTVRVA, from the coding sequence ATGCGAGCCTTTACCGCAGTCGTCGAGCGCGATGCCGACACGGGTCTGTACGTCGGGTACGTGCCAGGGTGGCCGGGGGCGCATTCGCAAGGCGCAACGGTGGATGAGCTCCAGGAGAACTTGCAAGAGGTCATCGCGATGCTGCTGGAGGATGGGGAGCCCAGCCTGGAATCCGAGTTCGTGGGGACGCACACTGTTCGGGTCGCATAG
- a CDS encoding type II toxin-antitoxin system RelE/ParE family toxin: MSRYRVEFALVAEEQVEAIQQWWVEHRPAAPRLFKEELHAAVRLLEDWPELGTEYTAAPVPGVRRVVIGASRYHVYWEVDSASKTVTITAVWYGGRGAGPPL, encoded by the coding sequence ATGAGCCGGTACCGGGTCGAGTTCGCACTGGTTGCCGAGGAGCAGGTCGAGGCGATCCAGCAGTGGTGGGTGGAGCACCGACCGGCCGCGCCACGCCTCTTCAAGGAGGAGCTGCACGCCGCCGTGCGTTTGCTGGAGGATTGGCCTGAGCTAGGAACCGAGTACACCGCTGCGCCAGTACCCGGCGTGCGGCGCGTCGTGATCGGCGCGTCCCGGTATCACGTGTACTGGGAGGTTGATTCGGCCTCCAAGACGGTGACCATCACCGCGGTGTGGTACGGCGGTCGGGGCGCCGGGCCTCCGCTGTAG